ATTTCGCGATTGAGCTACACGCAGAAATCAAAGAGCCTTTAAGTCTATTGATTAACGGTTCGAAATCTCGTCAAGAATTCACGCCAGAAACCAGCCAACGTACGTTTCGAATCTCTAGCCATAAAGATATCGATTTAATGCTCGTGCCAGCCTTAGCGAAATACAAATCCCAGCATGCGCCCTTGGTTTCTATTGAAGCAGATGTGGAACACTTGAACGAACAAGACCGCCAAGACGACTTGAGACGCCGACGCGTGGATGTGATCCTTGCTACCGTGCCTTTGACGGATCATGGTTATCACAATGAATTGCTGTTTGAACAGGAACTTATGGTGACAGTAAGCCAAGATCATCCTCGTATTCAGGACGAGCTCACGTACGACGATTTCATGCGTGAATCTCATGTAACTTGGCGAACGCAGCGACTTAACACCAACGCTTTAGACTCTTTGATCATCGAAGATACGCTTCCCCCGAGACAAGTGGCGTATTCCACCGGCTCGACCATGACAGCGCTGCAGTTAGTGTCTCAAACCAACTGGATCTGCGTTACGTCGCGTTGGTTCTCTGACAACTTGACAAGCAAGCTCGGATTGAACGCTTTCCCTTTGCCCTTTGAAACCAATAAGGTGCCTATTTATATGACTTGGCATCAATCACAAAAGAACGACAAAGGGCATGAATGGCTAAGGAATGCGATTAAACAAGCGGTCACTCAATCCATTGAGTAACAGACGAGCAATAGCAGTACACCCATAGAAAAAGGGCAAAGCCTACTGCCTTGCCCTTGATGTCATTAGCCTTCGAATAGCCAGTTTTGCCAACTCTGCATTCTAAGAATCACTTTACGTACGATACTGAACATTTCCCATTTCGGTGAGTACACCGCGACATGTGCATCTGTGCCGGATGGCAATGGCATGTCTTTGACTAAGTCTGGATTATCCAATTCCACTTTCACTAAGATTCGGCCACCCGCAGGAATTTGCTCTGGGTATTTCATATTCCCTGATGGTGATACCGCGCCCTGAGCAAAAATGTCATTCACTTGTGTCACATGCGCCTGATAAGCATGACCGGGAATGGTATTGAAGGTCACTTCCGCCGGATAACCGACTTTCACATATCGTGCTGGTGCTTGTTTAAATGCAGCAAACAGTTGTTTGTCTTCTTTGTGGACGAAGGTCAGGTTGCCTTGAAATGGCACAATACGACTCTTCATACCCGGACGCAGCGCCACTTGCGTGACATAGCCATCCGTTGGTGCGGTAACGGTGGTTTTGCTCAGATTAAACTGCGCAACCTCAAGCTCTGATTGGTATTTGCTTTGATTGGCTTTTTGCTCAAGTAATTGGTTCTCAATGTTGTCGATTTTCTCTTGAGAAGAGTAACCTTTGCTTCCCAGCTTTTTGTATCTCACTAATTCAGATTGGTAAAAATCAATCGCTGATTCCGTGCGTTTGATGTCACTTTGAATACGGTTCACTTTGTCTTTAAATGGCGTGTCGTCAATTTGATAAAGTGGATCACCCGCTTTCACTTGCTGGTTTCCTTGCACATACACTTGGGTAACCATGCCTTCTACCTGAGACGTGATTGGCGTCGTCACGCTATACAAACGCGCCATGCGAGAAACCGGTTGATACATCGCCATGTAGAGAAAGATCCAACCAACGATGAACATGCCAATGACCGACGCGGTGGTGAGTGTCCACTTGGTTTTAGGCACACGAAAAACTCGAAACACGATAACGCACAGCGCTACGTAACTTAGGATGATGAGTGTTTCCATTATTCTTCCCCTTTCGCTTGCTCAAGTTGATGGATGCGGGCCAACAGCTGCTCGTAATCTTGTTGAGATATCGAAGGCTTAGCACCTAACCAGTTTTTCTTCTCTCCGTCGTACATGGTTGCCCAGATCCAAAGGAACGGCCAAATCACATGGAGGAAGAACAAGCTCACCCATCCCGCAACATGAATCGCATCGGCATGAGGGTGGTTACGTTTTTTCGCAATTTCGTAGGGAATATCGTGCAGGGCAATCAATCCAAAAATCAGAATCAACAGCACCACAAATAAGATCGCCAGAGAGGCGTAGTCCAGGGTTAAATTCATTGTGGAAGCTCCTAGTTTAAGACGTTCTAGACGTTTAAGACGCACTAAACACTGCTAAAACGTAACTGAGTGATGACTTTCCTTAAGCTTGTCGCTCCGTCGCAATGAAGAAATAGTAGGATGAGGCTTACATCAGGACTATTGATTCCTGTTTAAATGACAGTTTAGTGATATTTAATTGTCCATAAAATCATCAAGTTAGACCTCTATACCCATTCAAGTTATGAATGGTTTCATAATAAGCAGAACAGGATCGAATCTCGCTTTCTACAGATAGAAAAAAGCGATACCAATATTGATATCGCTTTGGATAAGGTTGCAAGACCAGTAAATATTCCGAAAAAATCGATTGGACCCCTCCATCTCTCTAAACGGGTATTAATAACCCGGCACAAGCAACAAACCTAAAATCACTTTTATCTGTCTACTGACCTAAACAAGTATCACCAATACGCGCTGGGGCGATCTGGTCTAAGACTTTGTTTAACGCTTTCCAATCACTTGCCATCTTGTTGGCTTGCTCTTGCGTTAGCACCGTGCCATTGGCAGCAATGCGGTCGTGCTCCACCTTCGTGTAGTGGAAAATCGTCATATCGATCGCTTTGTCGTCTTTGTAAGCATTTTCCATGTTGACGACGTTCTTTTTGCTGTCATCGACAAACACGACGTCACTGAAACTTTGACCTGTTTTATCCAGAATGTACTCAAGCATGGTGCCCTTGTTCATTCCCGTGGTCATCATGACGCCGTTGATGTAACTCATCGGACGCTCAGGGTTATCAATATAAACCGGCAAAGATTCCGCCCCTTTTTCCTTAAGCGCGGTACGAGTCATATCGAATTGGTTACGCATTAACTCTCGTTCGGTCGCGTAACGATAGTTCGGAGAGCGAGACGTTAACGCCATAACCGTTAAGCCTTCATCTTGCCAACCACGAAGCATGGCAGGTACATCACTTTCAATGGTTTTCATCGGAACCAGTTCGTACAGCATGCCAATAGAGTCTTGGAACAGGCAATCTACTTTGTCAGATTCTTTTGGCTTCACATCGAGTTTGCCTCGTTGCCATTGGTACCAAATATCACCACCGATATCGGACGTTGAAGTCAGCAATGTGTTATCAATATCGACCACAATCAGGGGATTTTTTCCTGCTTGTTTGAGTTGGTTTACTTTAGCCGCAACGTCGTTAAAGCTGTTGGTATCTTTGACAACCACATCCGCCATTGCATTAGTAGCAAAAGACAGAGCGCAAAATAGAACCGCTTTTTTTAGCGTCATAGTATTTCCTTAGTTTGATTGTTTCGACTAGCTCGAGTTCGTCAAACAACACTTACGTTATAACATAACAAAAACACAGTAACTTGTTGTTACGTTCCGACTATATAGTTGATGTCCATCACATAAATGGGAGCAAGGTTTCATTTTGGAACTCCGCTCATCGGATCTCCCACAAAGTTTCAGTGCTTCAAGGCGCCAGCTTGCGACAAACAAAAAAAGAGCAGAGACGAATCTCTGCCCTTTTACCTGCGCTCAATGATTAAGCTTGATAGTAAACGCTTCTTCCCGACAAATTAGCGCTGTATTAACTTCTGTATGCGTTATTTCTTCGCGTGGAACATCGCTTGCCCACTCTTGTCCTTATTCGACCAGAAATTGATGTTGAACTGAGCATCATCGCTCATCTCAATACGGTGCCAGTACTGCGGTGGGCTGGTAGCAAACTGGCCTGCATTAATCACCACCACTACTTCTGCTTCTGTGGCGTGTTCATCAGCAAAGCCGTAGTAAGTCACTTGCCCTTCCATGACGCACAGCTGTCCAAACACTCCCTCAGCGGTATTGTGATGAGTCAGTAGCGCTGGTGGCACATTGCCTTTAGTGAAGAAAGGCGTTGAACGTTGAACAGTCCAGTCTTTAGGAATTCGTAGATGCGACATAATGATACCCTCTCTAATTACAATTCTTTTCGTGTAAATCGGTTAAGCCTGAGCGGCTTGAGACAACTCTCGAAGTAATGGAAATGCTTGCGTAACTTGTTCTCCCGTCACGACGAAGCCCATGAGTCGGCTATTTTCATCTTCTGCCTTCGCGGCAATGCCAGTTTGAGAAATCTGCACACTCCAACTCGTCACCGAACTAAAATCGCCCGCTAATTGAATTGGATAACTCGGTGTTTTCACCTTTACCATCATAGGCGGTAGTTTCAACTCTGCTTCTTGCCCCAGTAACTGTTTGCCTAACACATTGGCACTTAGCACGATCGGTTGGAGATACGGCATCATTCGACCTTGGATCTCAGCACAATCACCTAATGCAAACACATTGGCTGCTGATGTCTGTAGTCGAGTATCCACCTTGATGCCTTTATTCACGCTCAACCCACAAGCCTTCGCTAACCAAGTGTTAGCACGTAAACCCGCCGCTGAAATCACCACATCAGCTTCGATTGTTTTACCTTTGCTCAAGCTTACCACCAGCGAATCATCTGAATGATTGATCGCAACAACCCCAGTCTCCAAGGCAAGTTGAATACCTTGCTGCTTAAGTTGATTCTCGAGCGGCAATGCAACGAATTCAGGAATCAAGTTAGCGAGCAAACGGGGATTCGGCTCAACCACCGTAACCGCTTTACCACTGGTTGCGAGATCCATGGCGATCTCGACGCCGATCAAACCACCACCCATTACTAGAATTCGTTTCGCACGGCTGATTTGCTCTTCCGCTAATTGATATTCTTGTAGCGAGTTTAGCGTTATCACCTTCGGTGCTGCATCACCAGATATTGGCGGCACAAAGGCTTTCGCGCCTGTCGCAAACACCAGTTTGGAGTAAGGATAGGTTTGGCCGTTGGCTACCACTTGCTGAGCTTGCACGTCGACATGCTCAATCATGGTATGGGCGAACAGTTCGATGTTGTGTTCCTGTGCAAACGCCTCACCACTTTTAACCACTAAGTCTTGGGCAGTTTGCTTGTTGCTGAATACATGACTCAAATCGGGCTTGTTGTATTCCGCGCCATCATCAGCAGTAAACACTTGCAGCGGAATATGTGCGTCCATTCGACGCACTGTTTTCACCAATTGGTAAGCCGCAAAGCCGCTACCAATAATCACAATAGGTGCTTGCATATTTGCCCCCTTACCCGTTGTATTCGACAAAGACGTCTTTACCCAAGTGGCATTCTGGGCATAGGAAGTAATCTGGCACTTCAGACCATGCCGTACCCGGTTCAACGCCTTGGTTAGGCTCGCCTTTAGCTGGGTCATAAACCCAATTACAAACGGTGCAAACCATGCATTGACAATCTGCGGGATGCGCCTCGGTACTAGGGTTGCTAGGAGCAGCATCTACTGCCGCTTGTGTTGTCGATGGCGCAGCGGGTTGGGATTGAACTTGTGGTGCAGACGCCGCAATCGCCGGAGCAAGAACTGGGCTCGTCAAGTTATGCTTCGCCCACAATTTCGCGATGTTCTGACCATGTTCACGGCACTCACGCATCGCTTTACCATCTGGTCGCCATTTGGTTTTCAAACTCACTGCGGTTTCAAAGCCTGCGTCGGTCAATCGAGCATGGATACGGTCTACCGCACCACCATTCCACCCGTAGCTGCCGAACGCAGCGGCTTTCTTGGCTTTGAAGCGCAGACCGGTAATTTCTTCCAGCATGCCTGCGATCTTCGGCATCATGACGTTGTTCATGGTAGACGAACCAACCAAGATGCCTTTTGAGCGGAATACGTTGGCGAGAATTTCATTCTTATCATGCTTAGAGACATTAAAGACTTTGACCGCCACGCCAGGATCGACATCGTGAATACCTTGCGCAATTGCATCAGCCATCATTCGAGTGTTGTTTGACATAGAATCGTAGAAAATCGTAATGCGATCTTCTTGATAATTGTCTGCCCACGCCAAGTATTGCTCGATGATTTGAGCGGGATTATCGCGCCATACAATACCGTGTGATGTTGCGATCATGTCTACAGGCAGATTGAAGCTCAGCACTTCTTTGATTTTGGCTGTTACCAAGCTGCTGAATGGCGTTAGGATGTTTGAGTAGTAACGTAAACACTGCTCCATCAACTCATTTTGGTCCACTTCATCATTGAATAAGCGTTCATCGCAGTAGTGCTGACCAAATGCGTCGTTACTGAATAACACTGCATCGCCAGTTAGGTAAGTCATCATGCTGTCCGGCCAATGCAGCATCGGCGCTTCCACGAACACCAATTGCTTACCGTTACCAATATCAATGCTCTCGCCCGTTTTCACGGTTTTGAAGTTCCACTCAGGATGGTGGTGATGACCTACAATCGAATCAATCGCCGCTTCTGTACAGTAAATTGGCGTGTTCGGAATCTTCTCCATCAATGCAGACAATGCGCCTGAGTGATCTTCTTCAGCATGGTTTACTACGATAAAGTCGATAGACTTAAGGTCGATTTCCATTTCTAAATTTTGGATGAATTGTTGACTGAATCGATGATCGACCGTATCAATCAGTACGGTTTTCTCTTCACGAATTAGATAACTGTTGTAGCTGGTACCTTTTGTCATTTTGTATTCTGTACCATGGAAGTCTTGAAC
This portion of the Vibrio hyugaensis genome encodes:
- the norV gene encoding anaerobic nitric oxide reductase flavorubredoxin, with protein sequence MTIHVKNNIHWVGQRDWEVQDFHGTEYKMTKGTSYNSYLIREEKTVLIDTVDHRFSQQFIQNLEMEIDLKSIDFIVVNHAEEDHSGALSALMEKIPNTPIYCTEAAIDSIVGHHHHPEWNFKTVKTGESIDIGNGKQLVFVEAPMLHWPDSMMTYLTGDAVLFSNDAFGQHYCDERLFNDEVDQNELMEQCLRYYSNILTPFSSLVTAKIKEVLSFNLPVDMIATSHGIVWRDNPAQIIEQYLAWADNYQEDRITIFYDSMSNNTRMMADAIAQGIHDVDPGVAVKVFNVSKHDKNEILANVFRSKGILVGSSTMNNVMMPKIAGMLEEITGLRFKAKKAAAFGSYGWNGGAVDRIHARLTDAGFETAVSLKTKWRPDGKAMRECREHGQNIAKLWAKHNLTSPVLAPAIAASAPQVQSQPAAPSTTQAAVDAAPSNPSTEAHPADCQCMVCTVCNWVYDPAKGEPNQGVEPGTAWSEVPDYFLCPECHLGKDVFVEYNG
- a CDS encoding DUF3302 domain-containing protein, whose amino-acid sequence is MNLTLDYASLAILFVVLLILIFGLIALHDIPYEIAKKRNHPHADAIHVAGWVSLFFLHVIWPFLWIWATMYDGEKKNWLGAKPSISQQDYEQLLARIHQLEQAKGEE
- a CDS encoding HlyD family secretion protein, with the protein product METLIILSYVALCVIVFRVFRVPKTKWTLTTASVIGMFIVGWIFLYMAMYQPVSRMARLYSVTTPITSQVEGMVTQVYVQGNQQVKAGDPLYQIDDTPFKDKVNRIQSDIKRTESAIDFYQSELVRYKKLGSKGYSSQEKIDNIENQLLEQKANQSKYQSELEVAQFNLSKTTVTAPTDGYVTQVALRPGMKSRIVPFQGNLTFVHKEDKQLFAAFKQAPARYVKVGYPAEVTFNTIPGHAYQAHVTQVNDIFAQGAVSPSGNMKYPEQIPAGGRILVKVELDNPDLVKDMPLPSGTDAHVAVYSPKWEMFSIVRKVILRMQSWQNWLFEG
- the norW gene encoding NADH:flavorubredoxin reductase NorW — protein: MQAPIVIIGSGFAAYQLVKTVRRMDAHIPLQVFTADDGAEYNKPDLSHVFSNKQTAQDLVVKSGEAFAQEHNIELFAHTMIEHVDVQAQQVVANGQTYPYSKLVFATGAKAFVPPISGDAAPKVITLNSLQEYQLAEEQISRAKRILVMGGGLIGVEIAMDLATSGKAVTVVEPNPRLLANLIPEFVALPLENQLKQQGIQLALETGVVAINHSDDSLVVSLSKGKTIEADVVISAAGLRANTWLAKACGLSVNKGIKVDTRLQTSAANVFALGDCAEIQGRMMPYLQPIVLSANVLGKQLLGQEAELKLPPMMVKVKTPSYPIQLAGDFSSVTSWSVQISQTGIAAKAEDENSRLMGFVVTGEQVTQAFPLLRELSQAAQA
- a CDS encoding LysR family transcriptional regulator, with the protein product MDLNLLKTFDAVMKSKSVNDAATALNITAPAVSHALNKLRDQYQDPLFVRQGRGIVPTNFAIELHAEIKEPLSLLINGSKSRQEFTPETSQRTFRISSHKDIDLMLVPALAKYKSQHAPLVSIEADVEHLNEQDRQDDLRRRRVDVILATVPLTDHGYHNELLFEQELMVTVSQDHPRIQDELTYDDFMRESHVTWRTQRLNTNALDSLIIEDTLPPRQVAYSTGSTMTALQLVSQTNWICVTSRWFSDNLTSKLGLNAFPLPFETNKVPIYMTWHQSQKNDKGHEWLRNAIKQAVTQSIE
- a CDS encoding DUF2608 domain-containing protein: MTLKKAVLFCALSFATNAMADVVVKDTNSFNDVAAKVNQLKQAGKNPLIVVDIDNTLLTSTSDIGGDIWYQWQRGKLDVKPKESDKVDCLFQDSIGMLYELVPMKTIESDVPAMLRGWQDEGLTVMALTSRSPNYRYATERELMRNQFDMTRTALKEKGAESLPVYIDNPERPMSYINGVMMTTGMNKGTMLEYILDKTGQSFSDVVFVDDSKKNVVNMENAYKDDKAIDMTIFHYTKVEHDRIAANGTVLTQEQANKMASDWKALNKVLDQIAPARIGDTCLGQ
- a CDS encoding DUF1971 domain-containing protein; translated protein: MSHLRIPKDWTVQRSTPFFTKGNVPPALLTHHNTAEGVFGQLCVMEGQVTYYGFADEHATEAEVVVVINAGQFATSPPQYWHRIEMSDDAQFNINFWSNKDKSGQAMFHAKK